In Sander lucioperca isolate FBNREF2018 chromosome 12, SLUC_FBN_1.2, whole genome shotgun sequence, one DNA window encodes the following:
- the LOC116059515 gene encoding tubulin alpha-1B chain-like isoform X2 yields MPSDKTIGGGDDSFTTFFSETGAGKHSPRAVFVDLEPTVIDEVRTGTYRQLFHPEQLITGKEDAANNYARGHYTIGKEIIDLVLDRIRKLADQCTGLQGFLVFHSFGGGTGSGFTSLLMERLSVDYGKKSKLEFSVYPAPQVSTAVVEPYNAILTTHTTLEHSDCSFMVDNEAIYDICRRNLDIERPSYTNLNRLISQIVSSVTASLRFDGALNVDLTEFQTNLVPYPRIHFPLATYAPVISAEKAYHEQITVAEITTACFEPANQFVKCDPRHGKYMACCLLYRGDVVPKDVNAAIATIKTKRSIQFVDWCPTGFKVGINYQPPTVVPGGDLAKVQRAVCMLSNTTAIAEAWARLDHKFDLMYAKRAFVHWYVGEGMEEGEFSEAREDMAALEKDYEEVGVDSIEGEGEEEGEEY; encoded by the exons ATGAGGTGCGCACTGGGACCTACCGCCAGCTGTTCCACCCTGAGCAGCTGATCACCGGCAAGGAGGATGCTGCCAACAACTACGCCCGTGGACACTACACCATCGGCAAAGAGATCATCGACCTGGTGCTGGACCGGATCCGCAAACTG GCTGACCAGTGCACCGGCCTTCAGGGCTTCCTGGTTTTCCACAGCTTCGGAGGTGGCACCGGCTCTGGTTTCACCTCCCTGCTGATGGAGCGTCTGTCTGTCGACTACGGCAAGAAGTCCAAGCTGGAGTTTTCCGTCTACCCAGCTCCCCAGGTGTCCACCGCTGTGGTGGAGCCCTACAACGCAATCCTGACCACCCACACCACCCTGGAGCACTCTGACTGTTCTTTCATGGTAGACAACGAGGCCATCTACGATATCTGCCGTAGGAACCTCGATATTGAGCGTCCTTCTTACACAAACCTCAACAGGTTGATCAGCCAGATTGTGTCCTCCGTCACTGCTTCCCTTCGTTTCGACGGGGCCCTCAATGTTGATCTGACAGAGTTCCAGACCAACTTGGTGCCATATCCCCGTATCCACTTCCCTCTGGCCACCTACGCCCCTGTCATCTCTGCTGAGAAGGCTTACCATGAGCAGATAACAGTGGCAGAAATCACAACTGCCTGCTTCGAACCAGCAAATCAATTTGTGAAATGTGACCCTCGCCACGGCAAATACATGGCCTGCTGCCTTTTGTATCGTGGTGATGTGGTGCCCAAAGATGTAAATGCTGCCATTGCCACCATTAAAACCAAACGTTCCATCCAGTTTGTGGACTGGTGCCCCACTGGTTTCAAGGTGGGCATCAACTACCAGCCGCCCACTGTAGTTCCTGGTGGAGACCTGGCCAAGGTCCAGAGGGCTGTGTGCATGCTGAGCAACACCACTGCTATTGCAGAGGCCTGGGCTCGGCTTGACCACAAGTTTGATCTGATGTACGCTAAGCGTGCCTTTGTTCACTGGTATGTGGGTGAGGGTATGGAGGAGGGAGAGTTCTCTGAGGCCAGAGAGGACATGGCAGCTCTGGAGAAGGATTATGAGGAGGTTGGAGTCGACTCTAttgagggggagggagaggaggaaggagaagaaTATTAA